One region of Amphiprion ocellaris isolate individual 3 ecotype Okinawa chromosome 9, ASM2253959v1, whole genome shotgun sequence genomic DNA includes:
- the LOC111586529 gene encoding syndecan-4-like, with product MRNLCLLFLVGLATGSISEKLFVLSQSSTADDLYIEGRTSGDLPIDDEDGEDDGSGSGSGDYPFSDIADKEEQLKRFLNFSREMLPLQPQPTDSAHNPPTTAADPATTVKDTETTPFILPDGDKEVPGIGPTADWFAHDPTATPPSKTTAAELSTDVTATEDADEDKWDNTLPVDEDLNRMVVDDVYAIGGRDSRRNEINSAEEVTSENLWERTEVLAAVIACGVVGFLCAVFLLLLLAYRMKKKDEGSYDLGDNKLSSTGYQKAPTKEFYA from the exons ATGAGGAATCTGTGCTTGCTGTTCCTCGTCGGACTGGCGACTGGGTCCATCAGCGAAAAG CTCTTCGTCCTCTCCCAGTCATCCACCGCAGATGACCTGTACATAGAAGGTCGAACATCAGGTGACCTCCCTATAGATGATGAAGACGGTGAAGACGACGGGTCAGGGTCTGGATCTGGAGACTATC CTTTCAGCGACATCGCAGACAAAGAGGAGCAGCTCAAGAGGTTCCTCAACTTCTCCAGAGAAATGCTACCACTTCAGCCACAACCGACAGACTCTGCTCACAACCCGCCGACCACAGCAGCAGATCCAGCAACCACCGTGAAGGACACTGAGACGACACCATTCATCCTCCCTGACGGAGACAAGGAG GTGCCAGGTATCGGCCCGACAGCTGACTGGTTCGCACACGATCCCACTGCCACGCCTCCCAGCAAAACCACCGCAGCTGAACTCAGCACGGACGTGACTGCAACCGAAGATGCCGACGAGGACAAGTGGGACAATACCTTACCTGTAGATGAGGATCTGAACAGAATGGTCGTAGATGATGTTTATGCCATTGGTGGTCGAGACAGCAGAAGAAATGAGATCAACTCTGCTGAAGAAGTGACCTCTGAGAACTTGTGGGAGAGGACGGAAGTGCTGGCAG CTGTGATAGCATGTGGCGTAGTTGGATTCCTCTGTgccgtcttcctcctcctcctcctcgcctaCCGCATGAAGAAGAAGGACGAAGGAAGCTACGACCTTGGAGACAACAAACTTTCATCAACAGGCTACCAGAAAGCGCCAACCAAAGAGTTCTATGCCTGA